The Arachis hypogaea cultivar Tifrunner chromosome 16, arahy.Tifrunner.gnm2.J5K5, whole genome shotgun sequence genome contains a region encoding:
- the LOC112759183 gene encoding uncharacterized protein has protein sequence MALSDHPEGEFISPKTNKEFRIFAPVCHSGHWWLWLINTTKRKCHILDPLHKKAPSEERKQINKFTGYVFSRLRAYAGGEPLQKDEKEKEIKASYVKISGQKTSYDCAIYVMQWLELIEPENIKKGKYKWDNWKQEEVDHYRVEYASWILFSEMNKQRDRAIRESSAIRLSKPSSVLLSPFCQINSADIETA, from the exons ATGGCACTTTCGGATCACCCAGAGGGGGAATTCATATCACCGAAAACGAATaaggaattcagg atttttgcacctgtttgccattcggggcattggtggttatggctgataaATACAACAAAGCGGAAATGTcatatacttgacccgctacacaaaaaagctccaaGCGAAGAGAGAAAGCagattaataaattcact ggatatgtattttcaagattgagAGCATATGCCGGCGGGGAACCTCTGCAGAAAgacgagaaggagaaggaaattaaagcatcatatgttaaaatatcaggccaaaaaacaag ctatgactgcgctatctacgttatgcagtggcttgagttaattgagccggaaaacattaaaaaggggaagtatAAATGGGATAATTGGaaacag gaggaggtggaccactatagagtggagtatgcttcctggatactattcagtgagatgaataaacagagagatcgggcaattagagagagtagtgctataaggctgtcgaagccatcctctgtattattgagtccgttttgtcagataaattctgctgatatagaaactgcgtaa